CCGCTCGTTCCAATCGTGGAACGGGTACGCCGAGTCCTGAACCTCAATCGTCTCCAGCCACGGATTTTCGCGCGGTGGTTGGTAGAAGTGGCCGTGAATGCAAAGGTATCGCCGCATAGATTCCGTCTTTAAGCAAGCCAAACCGCGAGTCCAAGTCGCTTGACTGCGGGGGAGATTATTCTAACGAACTGGTGCCGCCGGAGCGATGGCGTCACGATTCCTCGTCAGAGCAATGAATGAGAAGGGCGGCAGTGTTATTGTCGATGATCCACTGGACTCAACGATCTGTGGTAGCGATTCGGACCGGGGACCGTTCCAACGTTCCTCGGCGGAGTCGAACACCAGCGACCATTCGCCTTCCGGAATCGGGATATTCACGTCCACGGAGTCCGATTCAAACGAGAAGATCGCCAGCAAATCGTGATAATCGGTCCAAAGATGTTCGAAGATCACACGCTGCGAACCAAGCGAAGAATACGCCATTCGATCGCGGGCGGGGAACATCAACGCAGGATGGCTCTTTCGCAGTCGGATCAGTGACTTGTAGAAGTCTAGCAAGACCGCATGCTCACCCTGTGATTTCAAGCTGTGGTCAAGCTTTGAACGGTTGAACGTCTCTTCCGACTGCGGATCCGGCGGTTCTTCGCTCCACTTGAAACTCGCAAATTCAGCTTTCCGGCCCTCGCGAACCGCTTCCACGAGACCTGGATCACCATGACTGACGAAAAACTGAAACGGTGCCGGCTCACCGTACTCTTCACCCATAAACAACATTGGTGAATACGGGGAAAGGAGCACGACTCCCGCGAGCAATTTGGCCGCTTCGTAGCTGGTCAATTCCTTTAGCCGCTCGCCGAGCATTCGGTTGCCGACTTGGTCGTGGTTTTGCGAGAAAACGGTGAATTGCTCAGGTGACAATCGGTCCGGTGTGTTTCCGTAGCGGCGGCGGCGATGCGGAGCATAAACGCCGTCGTACACAAAACCATTCTGCATCGACAGCAGCAAATCCTCGAAACCATCGAAATCAGCGTAGTAGCCGCTGCGTTCGGGGAGCAGGGTCGTATGCAAGCCGTGATGCAGTTCGTCCGACCATTGCCCATCCAAACCGAAACCACCGACACTCGGCGGACTACACAACCGCTGGTCGTTTAAGCTGCTTTCGGCGATCAAGTGAACTTGCCGATTCTGCCGTTGTCCTTCCAGATGACAGGCATCGCCAAGTTCTTGCAAGAATGGATACGCCGAGTTATCGAAAATTGCGTGAACCGCATCCAGCCGCAACGCGTCGATGTGACATTCGCCAATCCAATACAATGCACTTTCGATGAAAAACCGCCGGACCTCGTCAGCGTCGTGGTCGTCGAAGTTCAACGCCTCGCCCCAAGGCGTTCCGTACTTGCTAGTGAAGTAGTGACCGAACTGCCCGAGGTAATTTCCTTCGGGACCGATGTGGTTGTAGACGACATCGAGAATGACGGCCAACCCACGCTGATGACAGGCATCGACGAGTCGTTTCAGTCCGTCGGGACCACCATAAGTGTTCTGAGCCGCCGACGGATGAACGCCGTCGTATCCCCAGTTTCGGCCCCCGGGAAACTGATTGATCGGCAACAATTCGACCGCGGTGATCCCGAGATCGACGAGGTCATCCAAGTACGCAATCGCCCCGTCAAACGTTCCCTCGGGGGAAAACGTCCCGATGTGCAACTCATACGTGATGTATTTCGTTAATGGAATCCCATGCCAATACTGGTCGGTCCACTCGAACTCACGCGACGCAACCGCTGACGGCTGATGCACACCGTCGGGCTGCCAACGACTCAGAGGATCCGGCCACGAGTTTTCACCATTGATTCTGTAAAAATACTTTGTACCAACCGCCGCGTTCTCAAGTTCCGTGACAAAATAGCCACGCGGCTCGGGACGCATCGGAATAAACTCGTCATCCCCATCCTTGACGAGGTGCAGATCAATGGTTTCCGCCTTGGGTGCCCAAACACGGAATGTGACCCGGCCGTCTGGTTGCTGCAAAGCACCGATCGAAGCCGGATAAGTTGGATGCGCGGGCAGGATGTTAGAGTCGGCCATGCTAGGGTGAGCTATCTTTTTCGGTCTTGGAGATGGA
This portion of the Thalassoroseus pseudoceratinae genome encodes:
- the treZ gene encoding malto-oligosyltrehalose trehalohydrolase, with amino-acid sequence MADSNILPAHPTYPASIGALQQPDGRVTFRVWAPKAETIDLHLVKDGDDEFIPMRPEPRGYFVTELENAAVGTKYFYRINGENSWPDPLSRWQPDGVHQPSAVASREFEWTDQYWHGIPLTKYITYELHIGTFSPEGTFDGAIAYLDDLVDLGITAVELLPINQFPGGRNWGYDGVHPSAAQNTYGGPDGLKRLVDACHQRGLAVILDVVYNHIGPEGNYLGQFGHYFTSKYGTPWGEALNFDDHDADEVRRFFIESALYWIGECHIDALRLDAVHAIFDNSAYPFLQELGDACHLEGQRQNRQVHLIAESSLNDQRLCSPPSVGGFGLDGQWSDELHHGLHTTLLPERSGYYADFDGFEDLLLSMQNGFVYDGVYAPHRRRRYGNTPDRLSPEQFTVFSQNHDQVGNRMLGERLKELTSYEAAKLLAGVVLLSPYSPMLFMGEEYGEPAPFQFFVSHGDPGLVEAVREGRKAEFASFKWSEEPPDPQSEETFNRSKLDHSLKSQGEHAVLLDFYKSLIRLRKSHPALMFPARDRMAYSSLGSQRVIFEHLWTDYHDLLAIFSFESDSVDVNIPIPEGEWSLVFDSAEERWNGPRSESLPQIVESSGSSTITLPPFSFIALTRNRDAIAPAAPVR